The Rosa rugosa chromosome 3, drRosRugo1.1, whole genome shotgun sequence sequence attttattttctattttactcattttttttttttttgttaaccCCAACCCTCCTCACCCTTGAAATCAATATGTCGCCGATCGATTTTTCATGTTTCATCATTGGGAAAGATCACATCATTGAGTAAGTTAAActgaaatggagaagaagacgACGGGGATGGGAAAACAACTACTATGGCTTTGTTGCACTAGTGGatcttttgtgtttttttttcccctattTGTTAGAGGGAGGAGGgtaaaataagaaataaaattataaaaaaaaatttgagagaTTTAATTAGTAAATTGGAAGGTCTGAACATATAaccaaccaatcacaaattcTTAATTACCATAATAAACTCGCCCACCTAGGACCAAGAGAACATTAATTTTCATTGTCTGGCAATAGATAAGGAATAAAAATATTGAAAGAGGGAAGCTAGGTTTTGCTCTGAAAGACCCGAACTGCGTCTCGGGTACTGAACTTttcttctcgtccggcggcgctcgcCGGCTCTGGTTTGCCTCTTTGGGCTGCTGCTGGACAAGCTCTGGAATGCTAATGCCTCGGTGGCTTCATGTGTGGGAGGTTTGGCTCGATGGTTTTGCCGGAATGGGTGGAGGTGGAGTCCGGACTACTTCTCTGATTCCAGATCGAATTGTACAGAGACGGTGGGTTTTGTCATGGGCTTCCAGGACCTGCGGTGGCGTCTTCGTCATGAGATTTCCAGTTATGGAGGCGGCGGTGGCTATGGCGGAGTCGGAGCAGATTGTGTCGCGGAGGCGTGGTTTCGGTGGTCTGGGTGGATTGCTGCGGCAGCGTGGCTATGGAGGGTCTGACCAGATCGTAAGGGCCGACGTGGCTTGGTGGTTCTCGGCGGTTTTGTGGGGTGGCGGCGAGGTTCTGGATGGTGGTGGTCGGTGGCGCTGCACCGAAGCTGGGTTGGTGATGGTGTTTCGGCTGGGCTTGGAGCACCCTTCTCTACTGGGTCGTGAGCTGGACTTCCTCTCTCTTGGAGTTGCCCTCTTGGGCATTTATTTTGGGCTGAGGtgttttgccctaggcccatttctatgttttagtttatctatttacaataatttccATTTTAGGAACCTATGCACTTTTGTGCACCCTATGTACCTCTAACGGCTCTAGAGTAGTATCGAAAGAGGACTCTCGCTATGTCTACATACTcaattgtctaatgagtgggtctatagCTATGTATCATTGTGGGTACTGTTGgaaaatttggttgatggatgTTATTTGAGTCACCATATTTTGATTCTCCTACAAAATCACATGAATAcaatatatattaataataaataataaataattataataatattattgtcaCAATAAATTAAATAACAATGATTATAGAACTTATGTCTTGGATTTATAGGCTTCCAAATGACATATTACTCGAAAAGAGTTTaaggttgaggcgtgtaaacactGCCCTTAAGAGTAGATTTCGCCCCTCGGAGACAATGTCTCGGTGTAGCAGGTTTGTGGCACCCTACCCTCCAGGGTACAACCTCGATCATGTAGGTGTACACTCACAATACTCGGATCATATCGAACAGCTTGAAACTTTCTTTTAGaggaataaataaataaaatgaaacACATGAATATTTTGAGCTCGGAAAGGAAACAAAGGAGATTGAATATTTCGCCCCTCGGAGACAATGTCTCGGTGTAACAGGTTTATGGAGCCCTACCCTCCAGGGTACAACCTCGATCATTGTAGGTGTACACTCACAATACTCGGATCGTATCGAATTGCTTGAAACTTTCTTTTGGAGGAATAGATAAATTAAAGGAAACACATGAATATTTTGAGCTCGGAAAGGAAACAAAGGAGATTGAATTTCTTGTTGTATATTTTGATTTGGAAAGCTAGAGATTATATAGGGCAAGGATGATTAATGCAATAACAATTTGCCAATAGTAATTAAGCTTTGTAACTTATGTAACAGAAATGAATATAATGACATTGATTAGGAAAAATCAAAACTGAAGGTATCAAATAAGGAATGAACCAATATAATTGCAGAGTTAACCAAATGAATAATCCAAACTGATGAAATCTTTGTAATAATCACAATCAAAGAGAGTTAATGACACAAAAAGAATTAATGACTATTACTATCTACAAATAACGGTTTAAAGGAGGTTTAAAAACTAGCAGGTATTTTGAAATATTCTAAATAAATTCCAACAGGTACTACCACTAGTTTCTTGTCTACGGCGGAAGGGTATGTACTGGcctattctgacttgtgatgCAATATATTGCCACCCGTttcgggtttgattcaaaaaaaagagAACATTAATTTTCATTAAACCCTCCCAcggaaaataataatttcttcttatcgttttgggaaaaagaaaattcaaaaaaaaagaaagaaagaaaatctctTTTATTGCCGAAAGGGACTGGAATCACTGGATTTCTGAGATCGCGCTCATCAGCAAAAATATCACGGGTCATTTACGTCATTTTCATTATTTGAAACGGTGGCATACAGACACCTGGAGCTACGGATAAAATTCGAACCCGCAAATCCAGAAAcacaccctctctctctctctctctctctcttcttctcatgGCGGCAAAACTTATGCATGCGGTTCAGTACGACGCTTATGGTGGAGGACCTTCCGGTCTAAAGGTTCGTTGATCTCCATCTGCctccttttcttctcctccaaattttcttttctcttcggGTTTTTGCTACCGATCGACGCATTTTATGGTCCACAATCTTCAGGGAACTTTAACAACCtgtcactatatatatatatatgggattAATATTTATGTTCGGCAATTGAAATCAAAAGTGTGGAAATGTTTCGGTTGTGTCTTGGGTTGAAAGTTTTGTTAAACTAATGAATATATATGTGCACTGAAATCTGAATGTTATGTTTGTTGTTGCAGCATGTTGAGGTTCCGATCCCAACTCCGAAGAAAGATGAGGTTTTGCTGAAATTGGAAGCGGCTACCATAAATCCAATTGATTGGAAAGTTCAGAAAGGCCTACTGCGCCCTTTTTTACCGAGAAAGTTCCCTTATATACCTGGTAATTTTCCTTTCAATTATCGTCAGTGTCTGGTTTAATTTTGTGAGTTTTGGGAATTCGAGTGAATAATATGTCCGTGAATTTTGAGATATCTCGTATCACTGTTTATAGTTTTTACTAGTGTTGAATTTTTGCTTGCTCCAGGCATCTAACTTGTTAAGTCACTTTGATAGCATTTGATTGGTGTCATAATTAAGCTCAACAATCTGATGCAATCTACTGATTGATAAAGTCACCAGATTTTGATTTATTACTACATCATTGGAAACATTAGACATTTCATTCCGTCTTCCATACAGATCAAACTTGCTCATTTATACCGGAATTATAAACAAAAGTGTTGGGAGAGTTGTGAGGTAGATGGATGAGTTGAACTCTTATATTATTTTCTACCATAGATGTCTAAATGGATAAATATCTCTCATGCATTGCTGAGATTAGGAGTGTTGTTATTTGTGCATTAATGTCTTTTAAGTCTGAGGCTGGTAGGGGAATTTGTTGACTTTGGCTAATGAAGTGATCGGGTACAGTTAGTGATGTGGCTGGAGAGGTTGTCGACGTTGGACAAGGAGTTCAGAAGTTCAAAGCGGGCGACAAAGTTGTAGCATTTTTCACCCAGGCTGTAAGTGCTCAatcattttgattttttggtaatatcATTTGTTTCATGCTCTTTTCATCTATTCACTGACTCCATCTGTTGTCATATATATAACAATTAAATAGAATGGAGGTGGATTTGCTGAGTTTGCAACTGCTAGTGAGAGTTTGACGGTTACTAGGCCGCCTGAAGTTTCAGCAGCCGAAGGTGCAGGGTTACCTATTGCTGGTCTCACAGCTCACCAGTGTCTCACCCAAGCTGCAGGAGTCAAGCTTGATGGCACTGGCCCACAGAAGAACATATTGGTTACTGCTGCCTCAGGCGGTGTAGGTCACTATGCAGTTCAATTGGCAAAGCTTGGGAACACTCACGTGACAGCCACTTGTGGTGCACGCAACATTGAATTTGTCAGGAGCTTAGGGGCCGATGAGGTTCTTGACTACAAGACCCCTGAAGGGGCAGCTCTGAATAGCCCTTCTGGTCGGAAGTTCGATGCTGTTATCCACTGTGCAACTGGCATTCCTTGGTCCACATTTGAGCCGAATTTGAGTCCAAATGGGAAGGTTATAGACATTACTCCCAGTCCAAGTGCATTGCTTACTTTCGCTCTGAAGAAACTCACCTTCTCCAAAAAGCAACTGGTGCCGCTGTTCGTGAATGCCAAGGCAGAGAATCTGGATTGTCTTGTGAAGTTGGTGAAGGAAGGAAAGCTCAAGACAGTGATTGACTCAAAGTATCCTCTGAGCAAGGCTGAAGAAGCTTGGGCTAAGAGTATTGATGGCCATGCTACTGGGAAGATCATTGTGGAGCCATAAAATAGTTATAGTAAGTTTGTGTTGTTAACTTCATGTACTTTGTTGGTATGTGCTATATAATATGGGATTTAAAAATATGTGGGATATGTTGTGAATGATAAGGTTTATATTTGATGTTCGAGTTCTTGTTAGTTACATCTGATATTGCTATAATGCTTTTCATCGAAATTTTATCATCTCGTTTGTTGCATTATGATTTAtcggaaaggaaaaaaaaaaaaaaaaaaaaaaaggatagaaGCAAGATATAATTTGCAACATGTTTGAGTTGAGAAGAAGCAAGATGAGTGAAGGAGATATTTACCCTGTTCTTGTTCATAGAAGATGTGTATGAGTTTGTTACACGATATACGTGGCTCCTTTCGTCATTTCACAGGTCTGATGGTGGTCTACGGTGTACCCCTACCCACCCATTTAATGCATAAACGTTCATAAAATCTGGGACGACCTTCAAGCTCGGACGGCTTTGGTTCAAGTGCAATTGACAAGCTAAAGATTTGCACAAGCTACCCGAACCTTGTTTGAAAATGGGCATTTGACATTTCGATGTTGTGTGTGATCATAAAAATGTCACAGGAGGAAATTCAAAGTCAGGCTTTtctgcttttcttttctctggTTGGGGTTAGAGGTTGAGGTTGTGGCTGGGAATGATACTTGGGAGTCAAGACACTTCGGTGAATTGCTAAAACAAGTTGTGCTTGAACATAGATTGTTGAACATTGAATAGCATATGAATGATAATTACAAGTCACGAGTCATGACTAAGAAAATACCAATTTTGATACCCTTAatacttttgttttctttgcttttgccAAAGGAACCATTGCGATAAATTAGTTGGAGAAAGAAACGTTACGCAAATAGAAACTTACACTCTCCTCTTTCTGCAAAAGCCATGGCCGTAAAGCTTATGCATGCGGTTCAGTACAACAGTTATGGTGGAGGACCCTCTGGTTTAAAGGTTCGTTACTTATCTGCTTCTTTTCTATCTAGCTTTTCAATCCAAAGTTGAAGAATGAAATGAAGTTTGTTAAGAGAGTTTTTGGTGGTGTGCAGACTTAATTAGATGATACTGTTTATTTCTTGTTGCAGCTTGTTGAGATTCCAATCCCAACTCCGAAGAAAGATGAGGTTTTGCTGAAATTAGAAGCAGCTAGTCTGAATCCCGTTGATTGGACAATTCAGACAGGCTTGATGCGGCCTTTATTTTTCCCGCGCCACTTTCCTCATACTCCTGGTAAAGTTGCTGTTCTGAATTCTGATCATAGTGTACGTGCATGGTTTGTGTTTGCCTTTATTTTTTTGAAGAGCATTTGAGTGCATTTGTAAGTCATAAACATGGGAGCCCCAATGGATTAGCTTCGAACAACAATGAATTTTAAATGCTCTGTTGGTGTATGTTGAGCAGATTCAGGGTTACTTTGATAAAATGATTGGAAACTTTGTTTACACCAGCCACTGTTAATTGGTACTGTTTGGTAGTGTGAAATTTATAAGCCATATGTGTCCCATAGACATTGAACTTGGAAGAGTCGAATATTGAAAAAGATTAACATGTTTCAAAATAATCTCTCATTTACAACTCTCCCAACACTTCGATATATTGAAGTTGAATTCTCCAATTACTTCTGCATAGAGTTGAATATTGATAGGATCAGTCGCatgttttcaatatatatttcataCGTTGATTATTTTGTTAGTTAGACATCAATTTGATTCTTAGCCTGGTAGATTAATATCTTGACTTTGGCTGACAAAATCATCGGGTACAGTTAGCGATGTGGCCGGAGAGGTTGTCGAGGTTGGACAAGGAGTTCGAAAGTTCAAAGTGGGCGATAAAGTTGTGGCAATTCTCACCCTCTCTGTAAGTGTTCATTTTGTGTCTCTTCGGTAGCATTCATTTGGTTTATGCTGATTTCATTGATGCCTTACTTTATATCTGTTGGCATATTACAATCATGTAGAATGGAGGTGGATTTGCTGAATTTGCAACTGCTAGTGAGAGTTTGACTGTTACTAGGCCGCCGGAAGTTTCAGCAGCCGAAGCTGCAGGGTTACCTATTGCAGGTATCACAGCTCACAAGTGTCTCACTCAAGCTGCAGGAGTCAAGCTGGACGGCACCGGCCCGCAGAAAAACATATTGGTTACTGCTGCCTCTGGAGGTGTAGGGCACTATGCAGTCCAACTAGCAAAGCTCGGGAACCATCATGTCACAGCCACTTGTGGAGCGCGTAACATTGATTTGGTCAAGAGCTTAGGGGCTGACGAGGTTCTTGACTACAAGACCCCTGAAGGGGCAGCTCTAAATAGCCCTTCTGGTCGGAAATATGATGCTGTGATCCACTGTACAACAGGCATTCCTTGGTCCACTTTTAATCCGAATTTGAGTCCAAATGGGAAGGTCATAGACATTACTCCCGGTCCAAAGGCTATGCTTACTTTCACTCTACAGAAACTCACCTGCTCCAAGAAGCAGCTGGTGCCGCTGCTGGTGATTCGCAAGGCTGAGAACCTGGAATATCTTGTTAAGTTGGTGAAGGAAGGAAAGCTCAAGACGGTGATCGACTCGACGCATCCTCTGAGCAAGGCTGAAGATGCTTGGGGTAAGAGCATCGACGGCCATGCTACTGGGAAGATCATTGTGGAGCCTAAATAGTTATACAGTATTTATTGTAAACTTCATGTACTTGATCTAGGTTTTCTATATATTGACATATGATGGATAGTATGCAGAATAGGATATGGGATTTCATTATGTTTGTTTCCCTTTTTTGTTCTTTGGGAATTGGGAAATGATTTCAATATTGTAAATGATATGGTTTGGATTTACATTCATTTTATCTCAGATTATGTGTGACATAAATTTGATAGATCTCTCCCAAAGTTCATTATATTGCATCATGGGAGGACATTTGTTATTATCTTCCCTCTTCCTTTATAACTTATCTTAGTTTGAGTCCAAATGAAGGTTATAGACATTACTCCCGGTCCAAGTGCATTGCGTACTTTCGCTCTGAAGAAACTCGATCACCTTCTCCAAGAAGCAACTGGTGCCGCTGCTCATGAATGCCAAGGCGAGAATCTGGATTATCTTGTGAAGTTG is a genomic window containing:
- the LOC133739854 gene encoding chloroplast envelope quinone oxidoreductase homolog; protein product: MAAKLMHAVQYDAYGGGPSGLKHVEVPIPTPKKDEVLLKLEAATINPIDWKVQKGLLRPFLPRKFPYIPVSDVAGEVVDVGQGVQKFKAGDKVVAFFTQANGGGFAEFATASESLTVTRPPEVSAAEGAGLPIAGLTAHQCLTQAAGVKLDGTGPQKNILVTAASGGVGHYAVQLAKLGNTHVTATCGARNIEFVRSLGADEVLDYKTPEGAALNSPSGRKFDAVIHCATGIPWSTFEPNLSPNGKVIDITPSPSALLTFALKKLTFSKKQLVPLFVNAKAENLDCLVKLVKEGKLKTVIDSKYPLSKAEEAWAKSIDGHATGKIIVEP
- the LOC133739853 gene encoding chloroplast envelope quinone oxidoreductase homolog; amino-acid sequence: MAVKLMHAVQYNSYGGGPSGLKLVEIPIPTPKKDEVLLKLEAASLNPVDWTIQTGLMRPLFFPRHFPHTPVSDVAGEVVEVGQGVRKFKVGDKVVAILTLSNGGGFAEFATASESLTVTRPPEVSAAEAAGLPIAGITAHKCLTQAAGVKLDGTGPQKNILVTAASGGVGHYAVQLAKLGNHHVTATCGARNIDLVKSLGADEVLDYKTPEGAALNSPSGRKYDAVIHCTTGIPWSTFNPNLSPNGKVIDITPGPKAMLTFTLQKLTCSKKQLVPLLVIRKAENLEYLVKLVKEGKLKTVIDSTHPLSKAEDAWGKSIDGHATGKIIVEPK